A portion of the Cyanobium sp. PCC 7001 genome contains these proteins:
- a CDS encoding glycosyltransferase family 39 protein, which produces MTQPAFRPVSRSGRRRVLLLTLVLGALLFLWQLGGTGLVDETPPLFAASARAMAETGDWLVPRVNGLPRYDKPPLVYWAMGLLYALPGQGLWNPLGTWAARLPSALATVAVMLALASTLLRRPQQALRPALTALTAALAFALSPLVLLWGRIAVSDALFSACLSLALLSSWCSYAAAGRRWWAAWIWLGLAVLTKGPVAVVLLGLTLLLFAWLQGDLPRLWQRLRPLWGLAITAALSVPWYALTLWVEGEPFWRSFFGYHNLQRFTAVVNQHLQPWWFFAPVLLLASLPWSPLLLLGLVQGITGPGPWRWRRSPVEALPPPLSLQRFATCWLLAVLLFFTAAATKLPSYWLPATPAAGLLIALAAQRHRGRVWPLAAAASVLLSAVLALAFATAPLWVPSIVTPEMPSLPRELLAAGRLWWAAACFGLAAVVAASLWWPFSPSPRGGGPGLASLQAGMAAFVLLVLLPCWQLGDRLRGLPVRQVAATVVRDQRPAEPLAMVGMLKPSLLYYSRQVVIYEGAPATGLVNLADRLNHERRLGQTPGTVERNPTLLLVIDAETAARPYWSGLDPELLGRAGIYRLWRLDRRRLERRAAELRQAGVRADWEDPRPERY; this is translated from the coding sequence ATGACCCAGCCAGCTTTCAGGCCCGTGTCCCGCTCGGGGCGCCGACGCGTGCTGCTGCTCACCCTGGTGCTGGGCGCCCTGCTGTTCCTGTGGCAGCTGGGCGGCACGGGCCTGGTGGATGAAACGCCGCCTCTGTTCGCGGCCTCGGCCCGGGCCATGGCCGAGACGGGCGACTGGCTGGTGCCCCGGGTCAACGGCCTGCCCCGCTACGACAAGCCGCCGCTGGTGTACTGGGCGATGGGCCTGCTCTATGCCCTGCCGGGGCAGGGCCTGTGGAATCCGCTCGGCACCTGGGCGGCCCGGCTGCCCTCCGCCCTGGCCACCGTGGCGGTGATGCTGGCGCTCGCCTCCACCCTGCTGCGCCGGCCCCAGCAGGCCCTGCGCCCTGCGCTCACCGCCCTCACCGCGGCCCTGGCCTTCGCCCTGTCCCCCCTGGTGCTGCTCTGGGGCCGGATCGCCGTGAGCGATGCCCTGTTCAGCGCTTGCCTCAGCCTGGCTCTGCTCAGCAGCTGGTGCAGCTACGCGGCCGCCGGACGGCGCTGGTGGGCCGCCTGGATCTGGCTGGGGCTGGCGGTGCTCACCAAGGGCCCCGTGGCGGTGGTGCTGCTGGGCCTCACCCTGCTGCTTTTCGCCTGGCTGCAGGGTGATCTGCCGCGGCTCTGGCAACGGCTGAGGCCTCTGTGGGGGCTGGCGATCACCGCCGCGCTGTCCGTGCCCTGGTATGCCCTGACCCTCTGGGTGGAGGGGGAGCCGTTCTGGCGCAGCTTCTTCGGCTACCACAACCTGCAGCGGTTCACGGCGGTGGTGAACCAGCACCTGCAGCCCTGGTGGTTCTTCGCACCGGTGCTGCTGCTGGCCAGCCTTCCCTGGAGTCCGCTGCTGCTGCTGGGTCTGGTCCAGGGGATCACGGGGCCCGGGCCCTGGCGCTGGCGGCGCAGTCCGGTGGAGGCCCTGCCGCCGCCGCTCTCGCTGCAGCGCTTCGCGACCTGCTGGCTGCTGGCGGTGCTGCTCTTCTTCACCGCAGCCGCCACCAAGCTGCCCAGCTACTGGCTGCCGGCCACCCCCGCCGCCGGTCTGCTGATCGCCCTGGCGGCCCAGCGGCACCGGGGACGGGTCTGGCCGCTTGCGGCGGCGGCCTCGGTGCTGCTCAGTGCCGTGCTGGCCCTGGCCTTCGCGACGGCCCCTCTGTGGGTGCCGAGCATCGTGACCCCTGAGATGCCCAGCCTGCCCCGGGAGCTGCTGGCGGCCGGCCGGCTGTGGTGGGCCGCGGCCTGCTTCGGCCTGGCGGCCGTGGTCGCCGCCAGCCTGTGGTGGCCCTTCTCGCCGAGCCCGCGGGGCGGCGGCCCGGGCCTGGCCTCCCTGCAGGCGGGGATGGCGGCGTTCGTGCTGCTGGTGCTGCTGCCCTGCTGGCAGCTGGGCGACCGGCTGCGGGGCCTGCCCGTGCGTCAGGTGGCCGCCACCGTGGTGCGGGATCAGCGCCCTGCCGAACCCCTGGCGATGGTAGGCATGCTCAAACCGTCCCTCCTGTACTACAGCCGCCAGGTGGTGATCTACGAGGGCGCGCCGGCCACGGGCCTGGTCAACCTGGCCGACCGGTTGAACCACGAGCGGCGCCTTGGCCAGACGCCCGGCACGGTGGAGCGGAACCCCACCCTGCTGCTGGTGATCGATGCTGAAACGGCGGCTCGCCCCTACTGGAGCGGGCTGGATCCGGAGCTGCTGGGCCGTGCGGGGATCTACCGGCTCTGGCGCCTGGATCGGCGGCGGCTGGAGCGGCGTGCAGCCGAGCTGCGGCAGGCCGGGGTGCGGGCCGACTGGGAGGATCCGCGGCCCGAGCGCTACTAG
- a CDS encoding glycosyltransferase, protein MRILVVSTPVGSLGSGQGGGVELTAFALVAGLLQRGHQLSVLAAEGSVLPPRCRQAELWLEAGVDQPSWQHRSRCSAVEIPASGLLPRFWRRALHRQADFAVILNLAYDWLPIWLTPHVATPIAHLISMGSVGEAMDGVIAEVAALHPDRFAFHTAAQAADFQLPGPPRLVGNGFDLGTYRFEPQPEPLLGWAGRIAPEKGLEDAAAVAAGLGLPLAVWGVRQDEAYAERVEASVPAGTLQWRGFLPTERLQAELGRCAVLLNTPKWNEAFGNVVVEAMACGVPVAAYARGGPAELVQPGVNGALARPDDLEALAEAVRVALGVDRAACRRWVERHWSQEAFAERIEVWLEAVASGITSPQPPGPA, encoded by the coding sequence ATGCGGATCCTCGTGGTGAGCACGCCGGTGGGGAGCCTGGGCAGCGGCCAGGGGGGCGGCGTGGAGCTCACCGCCTTCGCCCTGGTGGCGGGGCTGTTGCAAAGGGGCCACCAGCTGAGCGTGCTGGCCGCCGAAGGTTCGGTGCTGCCGCCCCGCTGCCGGCAGGCCGAACTCTGGCTGGAGGCCGGCGTGGATCAACCCAGCTGGCAGCACCGCAGCAGGTGCAGTGCCGTGGAGATCCCCGCCTCAGGGCTGCTGCCGCGCTTCTGGCGCCGTGCCCTCCATCGGCAGGCCGATTTCGCCGTGATCCTCAACCTGGCCTACGACTGGCTGCCGATCTGGCTCACTCCCCATGTGGCCACGCCGATCGCCCACCTGATCAGCATGGGGTCGGTGGGCGAGGCCATGGATGGAGTGATCGCCGAGGTGGCGGCTCTCCACCCGGATCGCTTCGCCTTCCACACCGCCGCCCAGGCGGCCGACTTCCAGCTGCCGGGGCCGCCGCGGCTGGTGGGCAACGGCTTCGATCTCGGCACGTACCGCTTCGAGCCGCAGCCGGAACCGCTGCTGGGCTGGGCCGGGCGCATCGCCCCCGAAAAGGGGCTGGAGGATGCGGCGGCGGTGGCGGCCGGCCTCGGCCTGCCCCTGGCGGTGTGGGGCGTGCGGCAGGACGAGGCCTATGCCGAGAGGGTGGAGGCCTCGGTGCCAGCCGGAACCCTGCAGTGGCGGGGGTTCCTGCCCACCGAGCGGCTGCAGGCCGAGCTGGGCCGCTGCGCCGTTCTGCTCAACACCCCCAAGTGGAACGAGGCCTTCGGCAACGTGGTGGTGGAGGCGATGGCCTGCGGTGTGCCCGTGGCGGCCTATGCCCGGGGCGGCCCCGCCGAACTGGTGCAGCCCGGGGTGAACGGGGCCCTGGCCCGCCCCGACGACCTCGAGGCCCTGGCGGAGGCCGTGCGTGTGGCCCTCGGGGTCGACCGTGCCGCCTGCCGACGCTGGGTGGAACGGCACTGGTCCCAGGAGGCGTTCGCCGAGCGGATCGAAGTCTGGCTGGAGGCCGTGGCCAGCGGGATAACGTCGCCCCAGCCGCCTGGGCCCGCGTGA
- a CDS encoding DMT family transporter: protein MPLALRWPLMLLPFALWGTAMAAMKPLLPAAGPLPVATLRLLPAGAVLLLAAWLMGRPLRVHRADWPWLLTFALVDGSLFQGLLARGLVETGAGLGSVLIDSQPLLVALLARSLFGEAINPVGWLGLLLGLLGILCLGLPPAVLRHWWLDGPAVLDQRAWSHGELWMLAAAVAMAVGTVLCRYAARHSDPVAVTGWHMLLGGVPLLLLAEAPALAAGGRWLPAWSAGQWGLMAYASLLGSALAYGLFFWFASRGDLTGFTSLTFLTPVFAVLCGVVWLQESLAPLQWLGAALALGSVLLINRRAQLWQARS, encoded by the coding sequence ATGCCCCTGGCTCTGCGCTGGCCCCTGATGCTGCTGCCCTTTGCCCTGTGGGGAACGGCGATGGCGGCGATGAAGCCGCTGCTGCCGGCGGCGGGACCCCTGCCCGTGGCCACCCTGCGGCTGCTGCCCGCCGGGGCCGTGCTGCTGCTGGCGGCCTGGCTGATGGGGCGTCCGCTGCGGGTGCACCGGGCCGACTGGCCCTGGCTGCTCACCTTCGCCCTGGTGGACGGCAGCCTGTTCCAGGGCCTGCTGGCCCGGGGCCTGGTGGAAACCGGCGCCGGCCTCGGCTCGGTGCTGATCGATTCCCAGCCGCTGCTGGTGGCCCTGCTGGCCCGCAGCCTGTTCGGCGAGGCGATCAATCCGGTGGGATGGCTCGGCCTGCTGCTGGGGCTGCTGGGCATCCTCTGCCTGGGCCTGCCGCCGGCGGTGCTGCGGCACTGGTGGCTTGACGGGCCGGCCGTGCTCGACCAGCGGGCCTGGAGCCACGGGGAGCTCTGGATGCTCGCGGCCGCGGTGGCGATGGCGGTGGGCACCGTGCTCTGCCGCTATGCCGCCCGCCACAGCGACCCGGTGGCGGTCACGGGCTGGCACATGCTCCTGGGCGGCGTGCCTCTGCTGCTGCTGGCGGAAGCGCCGGCCCTGGCCGCCGGCGGCCGGTGGCTGCCCGCCTGGTCGGCAGGGCAGTGGGGCCTGATGGCCTACGCCAGCCTGCTGGGCAGTGCCCTGGCCTACGGACTGTTCTTCTGGTTCGCCAGCCGCGGCGATCTCACGGGTTTCACCTCCCTCACCTTCCTCACCCCGGTGTTCGCCGTGCTCTGCGGCGTGGTGTGGCTGCAGGAGAGCCTGGCGCCGCTGCAGTGGCTCGGAGCTGCCCTGGCGCTGGGTTCGGTGCTGCTGATCAACCGCCGCGCCCAGCTCTGGCAGGCCAGGTCCTGA
- the sppA gene encoding signal peptide peptidase SppA, giving the protein MVWPWRRKTRRTMARIAIEGPIGGGTRTRVLKALRQVEQRECPALLLRIDSPGGTVGDSQEIHAALMRLRQKGCRVVASFGNISASGGVYIGVAAEKIVANPGSITGSIGVILRGNNLSKLLERIGVSFETVKSGLYKDILSPDRALTEAERGLLQSLIDSSYGQFVAAVAEGRGLEEEAVRSFADGRVFSGAQALELGLVDSLGDEEAARRLAAELAGLDVEKTRPITFGAPPRRFAGLIPGRSQLRAVLQLFSLELGWGGQPLWLYRP; this is encoded by the coding sequence ATGGTCTGGCCCTGGCGCCGCAAGACACGCCGCACCATGGCGCGGATCGCCATCGAGGGGCCGATCGGCGGTGGCACCCGAACCCGCGTTCTCAAGGCCCTGCGACAGGTGGAGCAGCGGGAATGCCCGGCCCTGCTCCTGCGCATCGACAGCCCCGGCGGCACCGTGGGCGACAGCCAGGAGATCCACGCCGCCCTGATGCGCCTGCGGCAGAAGGGCTGCCGCGTGGTGGCCAGCTTCGGCAACATCTCCGCCTCGGGCGGGGTCTACATCGGCGTGGCCGCGGAGAAGATCGTGGCCAACCCCGGCAGCATCACCGGCTCGATCGGCGTGATCCTGCGCGGCAACAACCTCTCCAAGCTGCTGGAGCGGATCGGGGTGAGCTTCGAGACCGTCAAGAGCGGCCTCTACAAGGACATCCTCTCGCCCGATCGCGCCCTCACCGAGGCCGAGCGCGGTCTGCTGCAGAGCCTGATCGACTCCAGCTACGGCCAGTTCGTGGCTGCCGTGGCCGAGGGCCGCGGCCTGGAAGAGGAGGCGGTGCGGAGCTTCGCCGACGGCCGGGTGTTCAGCGGCGCCCAGGCCCTGGAGCTCGGACTGGTGGACAGCCTCGGGGATGAGGAGGCCGCGCGCCGGCTGGCGGCCGAGCTGGCCGGCCTGGATGTGGAGAAGACGCGGCCGATCACCTTCGGGGCGCCGCCGCGCCGCTTCGCCGGCCTCATCCCGGGCCGCAGCCAGCTGCGGGCGGTGCTGCAGCTGTTCAGCCTCGAACTCGGCTGGGGCGGCCAGCCCCTGTGGCTCTACCGCCCATGA
- the aroH gene encoding chorismate mutase, translated as MSLPLRLRALRGATTCTANTVAAIDEAVAELVDTLVARNGLEGEQVLSVTFSVTADLDACFPAAIARRRPGWEHVALLDCQQMAVAGDLERCIRLLAHAWMEPERLPCHPYLRAASRLRPDRAS; from the coding sequence ATGAGCCTGCCCCTGCGACTCCGCGCCCTGCGGGGCGCCACCACCTGCACAGCCAACACCGTGGCCGCCATCGACGAGGCCGTGGCGGAACTGGTGGACACCCTGGTGGCGCGCAACGGCCTGGAGGGCGAGCAGGTGCTGTCGGTGACCTTCTCCGTCACCGCCGACCTGGATGCCTGCTTTCCCGCTGCCATCGCCCGCAGGCGGCCAGGCTGGGAGCACGTGGCCCTGCTGGATTGCCAGCAGATGGCGGTGGCCGGGGATCTGGAGCGCTGCATCCGGCTGCTGGCCCACGCCTGGATGGAGCCCGAGCGGCTGCCGTGCCACCCCTACCTGCGCGCGGCGAGCCGGCTGAGACCCGATCGCGCCAGCTAA
- a CDS encoding DUF2808 domain-containing protein: MLQPPAQAQGTPGLLEFRWENNRDYRKLYFWMSNTQRLKRSDYYLMLRPKDRKTAILKLSVTIPDHFDAKIDPSRVKLCKMSKGGMLSRTRCTETIPATIELAENGGAIEIFPDTPVGDTDTIGVYMSIFNPYSVGMYQFNALAQAPGDVPISGYLGSWLIQIDPPSN, encoded by the coding sequence ATGCTCCAGCCACCCGCCCAGGCCCAGGGCACCCCGGGGCTGCTGGAGTTCCGCTGGGAGAACAACCGCGACTACCGCAAGCTCTACTTCTGGATGAGCAACACCCAGCGGCTCAAGCGCTCGGATTACTACCTGATGCTGCGCCCCAAGGACCGCAAGACAGCGATCCTCAAGCTCAGCGTCACCATCCCCGACCACTTCGACGCCAAGATCGATCCCTCCCGCGTCAAGCTCTGCAAGATGAGCAAGGGCGGGATGCTCTCGCGCACGCGCTGCACCGAGACGATTCCGGCCACCATCGAGCTGGCCGAGAACGGCGGAGCGATCGAGATCTTTCCCGACACCCCGGTGGGCGACACCGACACGATCGGGGTGTACATGAGCATCTTCAATCCCTACAGCGTGGGGATGTATCAGTTCAATGCCCTGGCTCAGGCCCCCGGGGATGTGCCGATCTCCGGATACCTCGGCAGCTGGCTCATCCAGATCGATCCCCCCAGCAACTGA
- the rpmH gene encoding 50S ribosomal protein L34, giving the protein MTKRTLEGTSRKRKRVSGFRVRMRTHTGRRVIRSRRRRGRSRLAV; this is encoded by the coding sequence ATGACCAAGCGCACTCTCGAGGGAACCAGCCGCAAACGCAAGCGGGTGTCCGGCTTCCGCGTGCGCATGCGCACCCACACCGGCCGCCGGGTGATCCGCAGCCGTCGTCGCCGCGGACGCTCCCGCCTGGCCGTCTGA
- the rnpA gene encoding ribonuclease P protein component codes for MALPQRHRLKGQRVFDSLYRKGRPMNGPFLMLRWQPARAELLPPEQRRHGSSPWRCGVVISTKVHKRSVQRNRLRRLLHQHLRQQPIGREEGPVWLLLSLRPGCAERSSDALLEECQELLQRAGLIR; via the coding sequence GTGGCCCTGCCCCAGCGTCACCGACTGAAGGGGCAACGGGTGTTCGACAGCCTCTACCGCAAGGGCCGTCCAATGAACGGCCCTTTTTTGATGCTGCGCTGGCAGCCCGCCAGGGCCGAGCTCCTTCCCCCCGAGCAACGCCGGCATGGCAGCAGCCCCTGGCGTTGCGGGGTGGTGATCAGCACCAAGGTGCACAAGCGGTCGGTACAGCGCAACCGGCTGCGGCGCCTGCTGCATCAGCATCTGCGCCAGCAGCCGATCGGCCGCGAGGAGGGTCCGGTATGGCTGCTGCTGAGCCTCAGGCCCGGCTGCGCCGAGCGCAGTTCCGACGCCCTGCTGGAAGAATGTCAGGAGCTTCTGCAACGAGCAGGTCTGATCCGATGA
- a CDS encoding PH domain-containing protein — MSKQGPGEIQETVFYEGGPARGDLIVNLLFGLTVIGLPFAVGAVVRALWLRFRITSRRIEVNGGWMGRDRTQVVYSQIREVRSVPRGFGAWGDMVLVLSDGAKLEMRSVPRFREVEAYIEERREAKRPAAPKGIAA, encoded by the coding sequence ATGAGCAAGCAGGGCCCGGGCGAGATTCAGGAAACCGTGTTCTACGAGGGTGGTCCGGCCCGGGGCGACCTGATCGTGAACCTGCTGTTCGGGCTCACCGTGATCGGCCTCCCCTTCGCGGTGGGTGCCGTGGTGCGGGCCCTCTGGCTGCGCTTCCGCATCACCAGCCGCCGCATCGAGGTGAACGGCGGCTGGATGGGCCGGGACCGCACCCAGGTGGTGTACAGCCAGATCCGGGAGGTGCGCAGCGTGCCGCGCGGCTTCGGCGCCTGGGGCGACATGGTGCTGGTGCTCAGCGACGGCGCCAAGCTGGAGATGCGCTCGGTTCCCCGTTTCCGCGAGGTGGAGGCCTACATCGAGGAGCGGCGCGAGGCCAAGCGCCCCGCCGCCCCCAAGGGCATCGCGGCCTGA
- the yidC gene encoding membrane protein insertase YidC, with protein sequence MIGYISDNLLLPILDFFYGLVPSYGLAIIALTVVIRLALFPLSAGSIRNARRMRIAQPVMQKRQAEIKSRYANNPQKQQEELGKLMKEFGSPLAGCLPLLVQMPILFALFATLRGSPFADVPYTLNLKVVPAEQAAAIETKPFNSASHSIFVTSTNHVPVIASLEAGNKLGVGSRETVSLHTKDGASFASVLDGVENGDAFSPSWSVTKGEGVVSVDQNGTITALSPGDATVEAKIPGLAARSGFLFIRALGQVGFMTDGSVNWDIAGLVGAFGATLFLSQILSGMGMPPNPQQSTANKITPVMITAMFLFFPLPAGVLLYMVVANIFQALQTFLLSREALPENLQAILDQQRAQQTVTVAAGPGGSGGRLPFEPKRKK encoded by the coding sequence GTGATCGGCTACATCTCCGACAACCTGCTCCTCCCGATCCTCGACTTCTTCTACGGATTGGTGCCGAGCTACGGGCTGGCGATCATTGCCCTCACGGTGGTGATCCGGCTCGCCCTGTTCCCGCTGAGCGCCGGCTCGATCCGCAATGCCCGCCGCATGCGCATCGCCCAGCCGGTGATGCAGAAGCGCCAGGCCGAGATCAAGAGCCGCTACGCCAACAACCCCCAGAAGCAGCAGGAGGAGCTCGGCAAGCTGATGAAGGAGTTCGGCAGCCCCTTGGCGGGGTGCCTGCCCCTGCTGGTGCAGATGCCGATCCTGTTCGCTCTGTTCGCCACCCTGCGGGGCTCACCCTTCGCCGACGTGCCCTACACCCTCAACCTGAAGGTGGTGCCGGCGGAGCAGGCGGCGGCGATCGAGACCAAGCCCTTCAACAGCGCCAGCCACTCCATCTTCGTCACCAGCACCAACCACGTGCCGGTGATCGCCAGCCTCGAGGCCGGCAACAAGCTCGGGGTGGGCAGCCGCGAGACGGTGAGCCTGCACACCAAAGACGGCGCCAGCTTCGCCTCGGTGCTGGACGGGGTGGAGAACGGCGACGCCTTCTCCCCCAGCTGGAGCGTCACCAAGGGTGAGGGCGTGGTGAGCGTGGACCAGAACGGCACCATCACCGCCCTCAGCCCGGGGGATGCCACGGTGGAGGCGAAGATCCCCGGCCTGGCGGCCCGCAGCGGCTTCCTGTTCATCCGGGCCCTGGGCCAGGTGGGCTTCATGACCGACGGCAGCGTCAACTGGGACATCGCCGGTCTGGTTGGGGCCTTCGGCGCCACCCTCTTCCTCTCCCAGATCCTCTCCGGGATGGGCATGCCCCCCAACCCGCAGCAGTCCACGGCCAACAAGATCACGCCGGTGATGATCACGGCCATGTTCCTGTTCTTCCCGCTGCCGGCCGGGGTGCTGCTCTACATGGTGGTGGCCAACATCTTCCAGGCCCTGCAGACCTTCCTGCTCAGCCGCGAGGCCCTGCCGGAGAACCTCCAGGCGATCCTGGACCAGCAGCGCGCCCAGCAGACCGTCACCGTGGCTGCCGGGCCTGGCGGTTCGGGTGGACGGCTGCCGTTCGAGCCCAAGCGCAAGAAGTGA
- a CDS encoding DUF177 domain-containing protein, producing the protein MSSRQPATPTGLRPVPIRELQGLELGREWSLEEHLPALASLTPVRGTVRAVHRGNVLEVEGQAGTIVTLCCDRCLQHYNHPLEVEARELIWLGDAARHADLEALLADGGADALDLDADSLTESLDPRGDFDPGHWIFEQLSLRLPLVNRCGQACPGPASWGSAAGATDPRWAALARLRSESDAG; encoded by the coding sequence TTGAGTTCCCGACAGCCCGCCACCCCGACCGGCCTGAGGCCCGTGCCCATCCGGGAGCTGCAGGGCCTGGAGCTGGGCCGCGAATGGAGCCTGGAGGAACACCTCCCCGCCCTCGCCAGCCTCACCCCCGTGCGGGGGACAGTGCGGGCCGTGCACCGCGGCAACGTGCTCGAGGTGGAAGGCCAGGCCGGCACGATCGTGACCCTCTGCTGCGACCGCTGCCTCCAGCACTACAACCACCCTCTGGAAGTGGAGGCCCGCGAACTGATCTGGCTGGGGGACGCGGCGCGGCACGCGGATCTCGAGGCGCTGCTGGCCGACGGTGGCGCCGACGCCCTCGATCTGGACGCCGACAGCCTCACCGAGAGCCTCGATCCAAGGGGGGACTTCGACCCGGGCCACTGGATCTTCGAGCAGCTCAGCCTGCGCCTGCCGCTGGTGAACCGCTGCGGCCAGGCCTGCCCGGGCCCGGCCTCCTGGGGCAGTGCCGCAGGCGCCACCGATCCGCGCTGGGCGGCCCTGGCCAGGCTGCGCAGCGAATCGGACGCTGGATGA
- a CDS encoding AAA family ATPase encodes MSSAAGWADQLDLMIRARTPIIWIRSQEEQRLETLLRQAAVRLGNRTLLSWDFVEGLQGAPNREGEAARNPMAALSCLNGLPPDQEALLLLRDFHRYCDDAGICRRLRNLTRDLRQSPRTLIITAADWQVPPDLDDCITLLDLPLPDANEIGALLSSIAAASGQPLEAPVLRQLTAACHGLSEQRVRQLAARALARRGQLGEDDLAEVLEEKRLAIARSELLEYCPSSSTPADIGGLESLKQWLEQRRMAFSEEARAYGLPLPRGVLLVGPQGTGKSLTAKAIAHSWGMPLLRLDVGRLFAGLVGASEARTRDMIQRAEAMAPCVLWIDEIDKGFGLMGGGDGRSDGGTSQRVLGTVLTWMAEKTSPVFVVATANAVERLPPELLRKGRFDEIFLLDLPGAEERRAILDLQLRRRRPHHQLPLEVLVDRTAGFSGAELEQTVIEAMHLAFAEQREFGEADLIMAASQVVPLSRTAREQLEALHQWASTGRARPASRLRGVTNSDAR; translated from the coding sequence ATGAGCAGCGCGGCGGGCTGGGCAGACCAACTCGATCTGATGATCCGGGCCCGCACCCCGATCATCTGGATTCGCAGCCAGGAGGAGCAGCGGCTGGAGACCCTGCTGCGTCAGGCTGCCGTCCGGCTGGGCAACCGCACCCTGCTGAGCTGGGATTTCGTGGAGGGGCTTCAGGGGGCACCCAACCGGGAGGGGGAAGCGGCCCGCAACCCGATGGCGGCCCTGAGCTGCCTCAACGGCCTGCCGCCGGATCAGGAGGCGCTGCTGCTGCTGCGCGACTTCCACCGCTACTGCGACGACGCCGGAATCTGCCGGCGGCTTCGCAATCTGACCCGGGACCTGCGCCAGAGCCCGCGCACCCTGATCATCACCGCGGCGGACTGGCAGGTGCCGCCGGATCTCGACGACTGCATCACCCTGCTGGATCTGCCGCTGCCGGATGCCAACGAGATCGGCGCCCTGCTGAGCTCGATCGCGGCGGCGAGCGGCCAGCCCCTGGAGGCGCCGGTGCTGCGCCAGCTCACGGCGGCCTGCCACGGCCTCAGCGAACAGCGGGTGCGCCAGCTGGCCGCACGGGCCCTGGCCCGCCGCGGCCAGCTGGGGGAGGACGATCTGGCGGAGGTGCTGGAGGAAAAGCGCCTGGCCATCGCCCGCAGTGAGCTGCTGGAGTACTGCCCCAGCAGCTCCACACCGGCGGACATCGGCGGGCTGGAGAGTCTCAAGCAGTGGCTGGAACAGCGGCGCATGGCCTTCAGCGAGGAGGCGCGGGCCTATGGCCTGCCCCTGCCACGCGGCGTGCTGCTGGTGGGCCCCCAGGGCACCGGCAAGTCGCTCACGGCCAAGGCTATCGCCCACAGCTGGGGGATGCCGCTGCTGCGGCTCGACGTGGGCCGGCTCTTCGCCGGGCTGGTGGGGGCCTCGGAGGCCCGCACCCGGGACATGATCCAGCGGGCCGAGGCAATGGCCCCCTGCGTGCTCTGGATTGATGAGATCGACAAGGGCTTCGGCCTGATGGGGGGCGGGGACGGCCGCAGCGACGGCGGCACCAGCCAGAGGGTGCTCGGCACGGTGCTCACCTGGATGGCGGAGAAGACCAGCCCGGTGTTCGTGGTGGCCACGGCCAACGCGGTGGAACGGCTGCCGCCCGAGCTGCTGCGCAAGGGACGCTTCGATGAGATCTTCCTGCTCGATCTGCCCGGCGCGGAAGAGCGGCGGGCGATCCTGGACCTGCAGCTGCGGCGTCGGCGGCCCCACCACCAGCTGCCCCTCGAGGTGCTGGTGGACCGCACCGCCGGCTTCAGCGGTGCCGAGCTGGAACAGACGGTGATCGAAGCGATGCACCTGGCCTTTGCGGAACAGCGGGAGTTCGGCGAAGCCGATCTGATCATGGCCGCCAGCCAGGTGGTGCCCCTGAGCCGCACGGCTCGCGAACAGCTCGAAGCGCTGCACCAGTGGGCCAGCACGGGCCGCGCCCGACCGGCCTCAAGGTTGCGGGGCGTAACGAACTCCGACGCCAGGTAA